A genomic segment from Flavobacterium inviolabile encodes:
- the mscL gene encoding large conductance mechanosensitive channel protein MscL, with product MGMLSEFKEFAMKGNVVDLAIGVIIGGAFGKIVSSFIDDVITPLLLKPALEAANLSKIEELTIFGGVKYGMFLSAVINFVIVAFVLFLLIKGINASKKKEAPAPTAPAGPTQEELLAEIRDLLKK from the coding sequence ATGGGAATGCTATCAGAATTTAAAGAATTTGCCATGAAAGGCAACGTTGTTGATCTTGCAATCGGGGTGATCATTGGTGGTGCTTTCGGTAAAATTGTAAGTTCATTTATCGATGATGTAATTACACCTTTACTGTTAAAACCGGCATTGGAAGCTGCTAATTTATCAAAAATTGAAGAGCTTACCATTTTTGGAGGAGTCAAGTACGGTATGTTTTTATCGGCTGTCATTAATTTTGTGATTGTTGCATTCGTGCTGTTCTTATTAATCAAGGGAATCAATGCTTCCAAGAAAAAAGAAGCGCCGGCTCCAACCGCTCCGGCTGGTCCTACTCAGGAAGAATTATTGGCTGAAATCCGTGATTTATTGAAAAAATAA
- a CDS encoding aspartate-semialdehyde dehydrogenase — translation MKVAVVGATGMVGEVMLQLLAERNFPVTELIPVASEKSVGKQIDFKGKKYAVVGLQTAVEMRPDIAVFSAGGETSLAWAPKFAEAGTTVIDNSSAWRMDQTKKLIVPEINASVLTKEDKIIANPNCSTIQMVMVLAPLHKKYGIKRVVVSTYQSITGTGVKAVKQLENEFAGIQGEMAYPYPIHRNAIPQCDVFEENGYTKEEMKLVRETQKIMDDKTIAVTATAIRIPVVGGHSEAVNIQFENDFDINEVRAILHNTPGVVIQDNPDTKTYPMPLYAHGKDDVFVGRIRRDESQPNTLNMWIVSDNLRKGAATNTIQIAEYLVANKLV, via the coding sequence ATGAAAGTAGCCGTTGTAGGAGCCACCGGAATGGTTGGTGAAGTAATGTTACAATTACTGGCAGAAAGAAATTTTCCCGTAACTGAATTAATCCCCGTAGCATCAGAAAAGTCTGTTGGGAAGCAGATTGATTTTAAGGGAAAGAAGTACGCTGTAGTAGGATTACAAACAGCGGTTGAAATGCGTCCTGATATTGCTGTTTTTTCAGCCGGAGGCGAAACCTCTTTAGCCTGGGCACCAAAATTTGCCGAAGCCGGTACTACCGTTATCGACAACTCTTCTGCATGGCGAATGGACCAGACTAAAAAACTGATCGTTCCGGAAATCAACGCTTCGGTATTGACCAAAGAAGACAAAATTATTGCCAATCCAAACTGTTCGACCATCCAGATGGTGATGGTCCTGGCACCTTTACATAAAAAATACGGCATTAAACGAGTTGTTGTTTCGACCTATCAGTCCATTACCGGAACGGGAGTAAAAGCCGTAAAACAACTGGAAAACGAATTTGCCGGTATACAGGGAGAAATGGCCTATCCCTATCCAATTCACCGCAATGCCATTCCGCAGTGTGATGTTTTTGAAGAAAACGGGTATACGAAAGAAGAAATGAAGCTGGTTCGTGAAACACAGAAAATCATGGACGACAAAACGATTGCTGTTACAGCAACTGCCATCCGTATTCCGGTGGTGGGCGGCCACAGTGAAGCGGTAAACATCCAGTTTGAAAATGATTTCGACATAAACGAAGTACGCGCTATCCTGCACAACACACCGGGTGTGGTGATACAGGACAACCCGGATACCAAAACATACCCAATGCCTTTATATGCCCACGGAAAAGACGATGTATTTGTGGGCAGAATCCGTCGCGACGAAAGTCAGCCGAACACCCTAAACATGTGGATCGTTTCCGACAACCTGCGCAAAGGAGCCGCAACAAACACCATCCAGATCGCAGAATACCTTGTAGCGAACAAGTTAGTATAA